Genomic window (Tripterygium wilfordii isolate XIE 37 chromosome 11, ASM1340144v1, whole genome shotgun sequence):
ACAATTGCAGAGTAAAGGGAGCTGTAATATAGTAGATCTGCCTTGAAGAGTTTCAGGTTCTCTGATGCCTTCTCAAGCTTCTTCGAGTGAGCATACCTCTCATCCACTGCCagtaaaatcaaaaacaaaagcacCAATTTTTATAgtaactattttattttattttttaaaaaaacaaaaagaagaacatTTCTTTTCAATCAACAAGCTTCTAAATTTTAATCCAATTTTAGCAATATCAAAATTCTCAGTCCACtcaaatcaacaatattgtcctatTTGAGTTTATCTATTCACTGTGGATACATCATACTTACACGACTTTGTTTTTTATGAATTATCGCCAACAATAGTACTTAGTCACATGGATAATTCAATGTACTCATTAGTGCCTGCATACCCTGAAGCTCATAAATTCAGTTGCAATACAAAACACAAGACCAAATTATGTGTCCTTGCTCAAAATGTTCACAAGAATTATTTCTGAAGCACAACAATCATGGGGGATTTTTGGAGAAGAATCAAAATGTTTACATTTTTAGCCCAATATTCCAGCCCTTTGGTACGTAGCTCTCAATGGAATCACTAAAAGGTTTCCTCTGAAGTcagcaattgtttttttttttttggttcatccACCTCAGTGAAACTGGCAGTGCAAAAGCAGCAGTACTAATAAGGAATTGAAATTACTCCAGAAATCTAGCAGGTCAGCATCAGAGTAAAGAAATCTATAACATAAACCATATGTAATTGTAGTTGGCATTAATGGCCTTTTAGTTTTTCATCTAAATCCCTCGCACGTTGTTATAGGATTAGGAAGTGCTATGCGCATATGTATCTGCCTTCAGCCTCATATACCAAAGGCAGAGCTTCCACAACATCGATCACGCACGTCTACAATATAATGTGCCTAAACTTATTAACTATTCTCTCATATCCATCGATCTGCCATGTCATTTTACTGATGTCAATTGAAAGGTGAGAATATATATACAATGGCTGCACTTACGGGTCACGGACGATGAATACAAATAGATAGAGAATGAGACTGATCACGTTCAAAATTATCTTCAGTTCCGAGGACGTGACATGAATTCAATATGATCTTTGTTATGCTGAAGGCTATGAGGGATGTGCTCGGGGATCATTCTGACGCTTAAGTAAGTAAATTGTCAAAAGAGTAGAAAATTCGGTGCTCAAAGCTCTCTTCTCTCAATTTGTTATTAAGTGTGTTAGAATACAAGAGATGGATCGTTTAGTAATGATAGAGGGTCCCCTTTATATGAACTAAGAAAGTAACACTTGGATGCTTGTCCTCTGCTGTTGGCCGTTTGTGCTAGGTCTTAATTAAGACATGTTGCATACTCTCAGTAGTGAAGGTCATTTTGGTATATTATTATCATAAACGTACCTTGCAAAAGTTGAATGAGAAGCAGGCTAGCTACTTGCATTCAGAAGTGTGTTGCTCGTCCCTTCTGCTTCTGTGTTAAATAcacttttttttgttggtaagtCTGTGTTAAATGCACGTAAAATGGTGTTATCTTAATTCAATTTGCTTAACTTACCTTGCTTGTTGGGcttagaaatattttttttaaaaaaagaaagaaggaacgAGCAACACGTTGTCGTGTGAGTTAAAGAACAGTCAATATCCTGGAGCCCCATGTCAGTGTACGTGCATGGCTAATGCAGCAGAGACTAGACACATCACGTACCCTGTCCCTGCTTGTGTGAGAATCCACAGTACAAGTGTGAAGCACGTGCTCCAATAATTCAGGGAAAAGTTTGACCGACTCTGCTCGTACACTGATGaaggaaaatatataataaCGATTCTACGAATTTGGTATCTCAGCTGTGGATCCAGTTGTATGTATAAGATTCCGTGAGAGGTGAGTCGTGTTGCATATTTACCGCTCAAATAATTGAGATACTAAATTGCTGGATCCTTGTTTTAATTTATAACAGTGGATCAatgcaattctttttttttttttttttttgaggaagcaATCAATGCAATTTATTTATATGGAGCCgaaaggaagaaaataaaactagcTAGGGTACATATGTCGGGGACAGGTGTCCGATGCCAGAAACGTTTATTCATGATGatatttaattaatcattttcatcatcactCACCAAGAGTAATCGTGTACCacgttttgttgttgttgttgttgtagaATCCAATCTCAAATATTTATGTTCTTAATAAGAAAAGTTAGAATTTGCATGGTCAAGTCAAATAACAGTAGTAGTTACTTAATTGGCTAGAAATGTTGCCCCCTCAGAATTATGAGGTGGAAAAGGTTCATCCCGCAAGTAAACTACTACCATCAAGgaagagacaaaaaaataaataaatttaaaaattgatAGGCAGGAAGAGACCAAAATTAGGACTTACGAAGAAGTTGTTATACCTAAAATTTGTAGTGTTCTAATTAAGCCACAAACCCCGTCATGTGTGACAGTGATTTCTACCATATTCTACTCAACTATAAGCACGAGTGAGCATGCCGATATTTAGAGCAACTTCAAAAGATGTGCTATTTTGGCAGTGAAACTCATATAGCGccctattttaattttttgcatAAATTGGTACCTAATGCCTaatattcttttaatttcttttcttttttttttttgcaaaaatcCACCCCCGTGCATGTGCCACCCATCCACCTCTGTGGCTACATAACATTCGATTTGAGTGATAACTATTGGCCTATTGCCCATAAGACATGTCTGTCACCTCAACCCCAAATAAAATGCAAAGTTTGATAAGGCCTTTGGAACAACAGCATTGTTCACAAAGTTTAGCTCGAATTGTAACTTTATATAAATACACGTCATACTTGAACTTGTGACCATTACTAAGAAGCTGCTTAACCGATGGGGTTATCCATTGAGTAAAGCCCAATTACTAATAGGTCAAAACACGACTCAGTAGGTTTTTGAGAAATGGTTTTGATGGTATAACGAGGGAGGGTTTGATCTTATAAAGTGTAAGAATCTCGCGTATTTTTTCGATGTTGTACTTACtagattttgtcaaaaaaaaaaaagaaggaaatattTGGAAGGCAAAGGTTTAAAAGGAATGAGGAGTGGTTGTGTGTGGATACAATAAATTggtcttttatatatatatatatatataaaagagatTAAAGAGAAGAAGATAATGTTTAGCATAATAATAAGCCAAGGGATCTTCCGATTACTAAAACAAAAAGAATCTGAAGTTCGGTAAAAGATAAAGGTAGAGTCGAAAGAGCCTGATTATTGTTTGATTAAAGTATGGTTTTCTTGGATTACATGATGTagaaaaaataggagcaattgtagagaagaatagaggcaatatttggtgtgtatgtatattgattttgacattacaattacaacctcatatatatagggatcaaacattacaccctaagacaaatgttccataatttgaggagcaaattatgggacaaaggatccataatttgaggagcaaattatgccataatttgaggaacaaattatgccataatttgaggagcaaagttGACCATAAtgtgaggatttaatgtcaataatgtcaatactccccctcaagctggatcaagaggattgattgagtcaagcttggacaataatcggtgaaaatgaccagaagacagaacctttgtaaaaacatcagcaagCTGATCATGgcttcgagtgtaaactgtttgaataacttgattttgaacttgatgacgaataaaatgacaatcaacttcaatatgttttgtacgttcatgaaacacggggttagcagcaatatgcatagcagcctgattatcacaaaaaagagtcataggaagactacttggaaaacccaaatctacgagcaaactcttaagccatattagttcacatgcactggatgccattgcacgatattcagcttcagcactagaacgagcaaccacatgttgttttttgctacgccaagaaacaagatttccaccaacaaacatacaatagccggaagtggactttcgatcaagggcatttccagcccaatcagaatcactatatcctgtaatccgtaagtgaccgtgcttagctagaactatgccacgaccaatagaacccttgagataacgtaagattcttttgacaatgcccaaatggaaaagagtaggagcgtgcatgaactggctaacaagacttacaccataagcaatgtcaggtcgagtaatagtgagataaatgagcttaccaaccaaccgttggtaatcactaactccttgtaaaggttcactggctgtatcaagatttaatttgctatccagtggagtggatgctggttttgaattcatcatttcggtttcctctagcaaatcaagaatatacttcctttgattcagaaataaacctttgctagaaactgccatttcaatgccaagaaagtaatttaaggaaccaagatccttaataggaaatcgagattgaagagtggttttgagttgagaaatagtatcaatactattcccagcaataataagatcatcaacataaattaggaccaccactatagtattggaagaacgacgaatgaacaaggaagaatcagctgtactgcgagagaaaccaacctcttgaagaacggtacttaacttggcgtgccaagcacgcggagattgtttcaacccatagattgatttgtgtaggtgacaaaccaaagaagaatccgaactctgtggatgtcctggaggtagtttcatatagacttcttcttcaagatccccatgaaggaaagcatttttgacgtccatttgactcatagaccatccacaatttacggcaactgagaggagagtacgcactgtattcatcttagcaacaggagcaaacgtctctttgtaatccacaccaaaggtttgagtaaatccctgggccacaaggcgagctttatgcctgtcaatggtgccatccgagtgaaatttagttttatatatccagcggctccccactggttgttttccaggaggaagtttaacaacactccaagtctgattttcagcaagagcttgaagctcttcacccatagcttgtcgccatatttcctgagaatttgcttccttgaaattcttaggttcatgaacagtagaaatagcggtgagaaatgccacatgagctgaggaaagacgatgataagtgacatacttggagagaggatgacaagcagaaaaagtgacgtaatcttgaagttttgttggagggacgcggtttcgagtaggattccgtcgaaccaatgacggtgaaacctcatgactattagtggaagcaagcacctcatgattattagtggaagcaagcacatgcacatcttggagattctcgggctgttcggctggaggattttcaaccagattttcagctagcacatttggaaggagttcagcctgtccagttggaggattttcagtggcctggtgcggaacaaactcagcaatattaggcttgtgaggaaccccttcagaaataatctcggatataggcaagggaaacacgtcctctaaatcatcttgaggatttgtataataaggtgttgcttcttcaaacataacatctctggagacaaataatcttcgagaatcaggatgataacatttataccccttctgggtcgaagaataccccagaaaaatacacttagcagctcgggcatcaagcttatcacgatgagctccttgtatatgcacaaagcaagtgcaaccaaatactttcaagtgagacacatcaatagttttctcctgcaaaacttcaaggggagatttaaaagacaacactcggctcggaagccgattaatgatataaactgctgctaatactccataagaccaaaaaacttttggaacatgcatgtgaagcatcaaagcacgagttttttccaacaagtctctatttttgcgttctgctactccgttctgttgaggagtaccaacacaactagtctgatgcacaatgccatgagaatataaatactgtgtcatatttttagacatgaattctgtgccattatcagaacgaagtgtttgaattttagaggaaaattgagtctgaacaagcatatgaaaatctttgaagatattcataacttcactttttgatctcaacaagtacacccaagtaacacgtgagaaatcatcaataaatgtaacaaaatatttaaaaccatcaattgattcaagagtaggtccccaaatatcggagtgaacaagttcaaacattctagtagttctagaagaagaagacacaaaaggtagtctagtagattttgacaaatggcaaatttcacaagaaaaatatttggtatcaacatttggcaacaatttagtgagaatattatctgaaggatgtgctaaacgttgatgccagagaacatgatctgccgaggaagaaggaaaaaacgagacttgagtacttttgctagtttgaaaatttcctgagatgtagtagagaccttgtagaaaaaatcctctaccaatgatcttcttggtgacaagatcttgaaaaagtacctcatgaggaagaaatataacacaacaatttaaagcttgagtgagttttctaaccgaaagtaacttgactggaaaagatggaacatataaagccattgaagtcacatctttagacaacaatttaagtttaccttcaccaagaacaggaacaccattcccattggcaattgacacatgggatggagtagaaaattttttgaagtcagacaaattggttaatttatttgtcatatgatcggtggcaccagaatcaacaatccaaaaatcatgcacggtattaaattctatagcagtagagaaTGCACTGAGaataccttcaaagttgtcattggattgatgtcTCGAGTCTGataagaacccagcaaacttaccaaggagggttgtggaatttgaggtgtaatttactcttcccttctcctgaagataggttgcaaactcatttataagggaaattggatttgaggtgtaatttaccatatctccctgtaatgtttctacaacatgacctgctccgataccatgtagaaaaaataggagcaattgtagagaagaatagaggcaatatttggtgtgtatgtatattgattttgacattacaattacaacctcatatatatagggatcaaatattacaccctaagacaaatgttccataatttgaggagcaaattatgggacaaaggttccataatttgatccataatttgaggagcaaattatgccataatttgaggaacaaattatgccataatttgaggagcaaagttGGCCATAAtgtgaggatttaatgtcaataatGTCAATACATGATGAATACCCATGCCATACAGAataatgttttaaaaaattcaaaacatacacatatatagataGCATGGCGGCTTTAATTTGCAGTCAACTTAAAATACCATGTGAAGGGGAGGCACCTTTTACGGTAATTAATGTCATGCATTATATATAAATCAGACTACAAGTGAAGTGGACTATATATGCTATACAAGCCCCACCCCCACATAaaataattctctctctctcttaaatgCTCCGATCTCATCACAATACAATTCTAATCACATCTTACATTTGGTATGTTGGATTAATTACCCATTTATCATGACAATTGAcaatattatttgtttgtttttttagttTGATGGAGTATTATACTTACGCGTCTTCAACGATTTATAAGAAAACAACAGCAAACAGATTAAGAATAGGAGGAAGCCGCTTTGCCTTTGCCACATCGACCACGTGTAAAACTGGTCATCTTTTGAGttgtaattattttctttttctttttcttttttttaaaaatatttactaCTTTTTATTTTGCAATGCTGGTGCTGCTCTGTGCATCACCACACGTGTGGACCACCCGTAGCAAGTGCTCAAACGCCCCCCCTATAAAGCCCTCCCAAATCTTCTGTGACTGCCGCTCATACCAACGCCTCCTACCCTTGCACATTTTCgatcttccctttcattctCCGCCCGCCGGGATTTTCCCAATGGACCTCCGCCGCCGCCAACCCAAACCTTCCCGCATTCCCCCCTCACACGGTGACCTCCACCGTTTTAATGACAAGGAACAACAATCTTCTTCAATTGATGAGCTCTCGCGATCTCCAGCGCCCAAAGCGTCGGACGCGCTCCCTCTCCCGCTCTACCTAACTAACGCCATTTTCTTCACGCTTTTTTTCTCCGTCGCTTACTACCTCCTCCATCGCTGGCGCGACAAGATCCGCAACTCCACTCCCCTCCACGTAGTCACGCTCTCTGAGATCGCTGCCATTGTCTCCCTCATCGCCTCCTTCATCTACCTCCTCGGTTTCTTCGGCATCGATTTCGTCCAGTCCTTCATCGCACGCGCTTCTCACGAGCCCTGGGAACTTGACGATGAATCTGATCCTAACTATGTCAACACTCACCGCCTCGTCACCTGCCCTCCCGCGCAAGCGGCCTCAATCTCTGCTCCTCCTCCGAGACTGCCCAATCCCGAACCATTAATTACAACTTTAGCCTCTGAAGAAGACGAGGACATCGTAAAGTCCGTCGTCGACGGTACCATCCCGTCCTATTCGCTCGAATCCAAGCTCGGAGACTGTAAGAGAGCTGCGGCAATTCGCCGCGAGGCATTGCAGAGGACGACGGGGAAGTCCCTGGAGGGGCTGCCTTTGGAAGGATTTGATTACGAGTCGATTTTAGGTCAGTGCTGCGAAATGCCGATAGGATTCGTGCAGATTCCGGTGGGTATCGTGGGGCCTTTGCTGCTGGACGACTATGAATACTCGGTACCGATGGCGACCACGGAGGGGTGCCTGGTGGCGAGCACCAATAGGGGCTGCAAAGCGATCTATGCG
Coding sequences:
- the LOC120009517 gene encoding 3-hydroxy-3-methylglutaryl-coenzyme A reductase 1, translated to MLVLLCASPHVWTTRSKCSNAPPIKPSQIFCDCRSYQRLLPLHIFDLPFHSPPAGIFPMDLRRRQPKPSRIPPSHGDLHRFNDKEQQSSSIDELSRSPAPKASDALPLPLYLTNAIFFTLFFSVAYYLLHRWRDKIRNSTPLHVVTLSEIAAIVSLIASFIYLLGFFGIDFVQSFIARASHEPWELDDESDPNYVNTHRLVTCPPAQAASISAPPPRLPNPEPLITTLASEEDEDIVKSVVDGTIPSYSLESKLGDCKRAAAIRREALQRTTGKSLEGLPLEGFDYESILGQCCEMPIGFVQIPVGIVGPLLLDDYEYSVPMATTEGCLVASTNRGCKAIYASGGATSALLKDGMTRAPVVRFGSAKRAAELKFFMENPDNFDTLAVVFNRSSRFARLQGVHCSIAGKNLFMRFCCGTGDAMGMNMVSKGVQNVLEFLQNDFPDMDVIGISGNFCSDKKPAAVNWIEGRGKSVVCEAIIKEEVVKKVLKTSVSSLVELNVLKNLAGSAVAGSLGGFNAHASNIVSAIFIATGQDPAQNVESSHCITMMEPLNDGKDLHISVTMPSIEVGTVGGGTQLASQSACLNLLGVKGANRESPGSNSRLLATIIAGAVLAGELSLMSAIAAGQLVKSHMKYNRSSKDVSKVGS